The Luteitalea sp. genome contains the following window.
ACAACGTGCAGGTACTCTTTCCCTGGTCTTCGTGTCACCATCTTGACGCTCTGCTCCCAACGCATGTTGGGACCGGGCGTCGTGTCGTAAATGGCCTCACCGTTCACCTTCAGCCACTGACCGACTTCCCTGAGCGTGCGCACCTCCTCGTCGCGTATCAAGCCTTCTTCCGTGGGACCGACGTTCAACAGGTAATTGCCGCCCTTGCCAGCGATATCGGAGAGATTGAAAATGATGGTCTTGCCATCCTTGAACTCGTCGTTCCTGCTGTAGCCCCAACTGCGACCGATTGTCATGCAGACTTCGAATGCCGTTTCACCACCGCCCTCGGGAATCTGCTGCTCCGGCGTTCCGTAATCCGCGCCGATGCCCGCAAGCCGGTTGTTAATGGCACAGGTCGGCTGCAGCTCGTGGACCATGTCGACGATCTCCTGAGCGCGCCGGCGTTCTAGCTCACTCTCGAATGCATCGCCATACCAGTCGAAGAAGAGCGTGCCAATCGGCCCGTAGCCTGTCATCAGCTCCCGCAACTGGCCCTGCATGTAATCGAGATACTTCATGAAGTCGGCCTTCGGATTGGGAAAGCCGTGAAAGCCGTCTGGATGCTTCTTCTCTCTGCGCGTGTAGAGTGTGGGATATTCCGGGTGATGCCAGTCCTTGACGGAATAGTAGACACCCAATGTCACGCCTTGACGACGACATTCCTCGGCGAGCTCCTTTAAGGGATCGCGGCCGAACGGTGCCGCCTTGACAATGGTGTAGTCCGTCAATTTCGAGTCCCACATACAGAAGCCATCGTGGTGTTTGGTGGTCAACACCATGTACTTCTGACCTGCCTCCTTGGCGAGCGCTACCCACTCGCGCGCATTGAACTTCGTGGGATTGAACCGGGCGGCATACTTCTCGTACTCCGGACCCGATATGCCGCGGTGGAACTGCACCCATTCCCCTCGCGCGGGGATGGCGTACAGGCCCCAATGGATGAACATGCCGAACTTGGCCTCTCGGAACCAGCCAAGACGATTGGCTTCGCCGTGGTCTGCCTGCCCGCGGCTCGCTCCTCGTGCCGTAGTGGTTGGCACTACTGGCTGGGCCGCGGTGACGACTCCCGCTGCCGCAAGTGATTTCCAGAACGATCGACGTTGCATGTCCTCTCTCCATGGAGCGCGGGACGCCAACCCCGCCCATTCGCCTGGCGACGCGTGCTCTCAGAAGTTCACGCGCGCCATCAGTTGCAGCGATCGGGGCCCGTACGCCGGCTCGTTGATGAGGCCGAAGTCGGGGCTGGTGAAGTTGGTGTTCGGGTTGCCGCGCCCGGCGCGGTTGAACAGGTTGAAGGCGTCCAGGCGTACGTCGATGCTGACGCCGGCTGCGAGCGCGAACCGCTTCTGCAGACCGAAGTCCTCGGAGGCTCGCCCTGGACCGCGAACATCTTCCAACAGGCGCGGACTGTTGCCGAGCCGAAGCGGCACGCCTCCCGCGGTCACAGGTGGCATTACGAAGGCGTCTGGATTGAGGTAGCGCGTGCCGTTCTCGAAGTCGACGCCACCCTCGTCCACGACGACATCGACGCCTGGTACCACGTCCGGCCGGATACCGCCACCGAACATTGTCGTGTCCGTATTGATGCTGCTGGTGATGCCGAGAGGCGATCCGGACCGGTAGTTGTGCACGCCCGTGATCGTCCAGCCTCCCAGCAGGGTGTTGAGCAGACCGCCGCGGTCCATGAACCGTCGCCCCTCGCCGAACGGCAGGTCGTAGACCCAGGTCAGCTTGAGGAAGTGCGGAACGTTGAACGACGCTACGGAGTACTCGGCGTCGATGTCGTACACGTTCACCGCGCCGGCACTGAGCTGCGAGTCGGTGTTGGTCATGGCCTTCGACCACGTATACGCCGCGAGGAAGCTGAAGCCCTCGCTCAGCCGCTTGGTCACGGTCGCTTGTAGCGAGTCGTATCGGGAACGGCCGCCCTTCGCGAGGAACGTCCCAACACCGGTGTACTGCGGAAACGGGCGCAGCGCCTGAGCCACGGTGCCGGTGAAGCTTGGGTACGGCGTCGGCACCTGGTCTGAGAGCGGCTCTCGCAGCGTGTCACCCATCGCCAGGACCTCGGGACGGTTCTGGTTGAGACGCCCTGCACTATCGAACCAGAGGTTCTCGCCCTTGTTCCCGACGTAGGCGAGCTCGAGCACGCTCCGCCACGGGAGCTCGTACTGGAATCCGATATTCCAGTTGTGCGTGCGCGACTGCTCCGTCGAATCGGATGGAGTGAACTGGATCCCTTGCCCGTTGCGGAGCGCCGAGTCCTTGTTCGGCAGCGTCGCTTCGAACGCCGGATAACCCGCATCCCAATAGAGAACCGGATCCTGTGGGACGCCAGACGAGGCCGTGCCGGACACCAAGCCCTGACCCGCGTTGAAGCCGTCGATGCTCGGGGTTTCGAAGTTCAACACCGGTGCGCCGAACGTGAGACCGTATCCGCCACGGAGGATCAGCTTGTCGGTGAGGCCGTAGGCCACGCCGACACGCGGCCCGATCTGCTGGTAGTAGGTCTCCTGGAACGAGCGCCTGCCCAGATCTTCGAGGAACACGAGCGCGCCGGGCACGCCATCAGCACCCGGATTGGGCAGCGTCGGATCGAGCCCGGACAACCGATTGTGCGCCTCCGTGATGGCCGTCGGGATCTCCCATCGCAACCCGAGATTGACGGTGAGCCTGGGTGTCGGCTTCCAGTCGTCCTGCACGAACGACGCAACGTACCACTGGCGGAACCCGGGTGAGGTCGTGATGACGTTGCGACTGGCGTTATCAACGGCGCCGAGCAGGAAGCTCCCAAACGAGAATCCGGTCTGGAGGTCGAAGCCTGGCAGCGCGGTCTGCGCAGGACCGAACGCAAAGGTGCCGGACGTGTTGTTCTGCGACCGGTTGTTGAGCCGGTACCGGCGCACCTCGCCGCCGACTTGAATCGTGTGGCGTCCTTTCAGCCACGTGAACGTGTCGGAAACGATGTAGCTTTCATTGACAGTGAAGTCGTTGAGGGACACGCCGAGGCGTGCCAGGTCGCCGCCCTGCACGGCCTCGCCCGTAAAACTGATCTGCGGGAAGTGCGACTCGGTGACGCCGCCCAAGCCGATCTGGTCCGCCCATCCCTGGTCGGCTACGACCGACCGGTTGGGATTCTCGAAGCGGTTGTAGCCGACCACCACGTGGTTGAACTTGTCGCTGCCGATGGTCCAGTCTTCGCTGAGGCGCACGATGTAGCCGCCGACCTCTTGCAGTTGCCACGTTGACGAGGCGGAGCCGGGCGCCGGCAAATAGCTGAACGAGGAGTTGAACCGTGGCCGCCGGTTCCAGTTGAAGAAGCCGCTCAGCTTGTGCCGCTGGGTGAGCACGTGCGTCAGCTTCGTGCCGACGTTGTTGACGTCGAGCTTGGGCTGGCCACCGAGACCAGGATAGTTGTCGAGGAACCGTGGAAGGTCGGGATCCGGATGGGGGAGCTCGTCAACAGCGAAGCGGCTGACGGTGCTCCACTGATCGCGTGGAATACGGTTGCCCGGAAACGAATCGCGCACCGCCGTTCCGTCTGCCAGCTGGCG
Protein-coding sequences here:
- a CDS encoding alpha-L-fucosidase, yielding MQRRSFWKSLAAAGVVTAAQPVVPTTTARGASRGQADHGEANRLGWFREAKFGMFIHWGLYAIPARGEWVQFHRGISGPEYEKYAARFNPTKFNAREWVALAKEAGQKYMVLTTKHHDGFCMWDSKLTDYTIVKAAPFGRDPLKELAEECRRQGVTLGVYYSVKDWHHPEYPTLYTRREKKHPDGFHGFPNPKADFMKYLDYMQGQLRELMTGYGPIGTLFFDWYGDAFESELERRRAQEIVDMVHELQPTCAINNRLAGIGADYGTPEQQIPEGGGETAFEVCMTIGRSWGYSRNDEFKDGKTIIFNLSDIAGKGGNYLLNVGPTEEGLIRDEEVRTLREVGQWLKVNGEAIYDTTPGPNMRWEQSVKMVTRRPGKEYLHVVDWPQDQRVFYFDFRHRLKKAYLLADPAQADLKVDVSRRSLMIHVPPEPPDPVNSIIVLSYDERPS